Within Triticum dicoccoides isolate Atlit2015 ecotype Zavitan chromosome 1B, WEW_v2.0, whole genome shotgun sequence, the genomic segment GCAATTCATGCACGTCGATCATACGATACAAACTGTCCGAATGCCAAAAAGTTTGAAACAAAGCAAAACAAATCATAGTTCAACAAACCGGATATGGCAAAATGAAATCAATGTCTGAGCGTGATGGATGGCCTAGGGTCACTGGTTGGGCGCCTGCTCCGAGCGGAAGGCGTCCTGCTCCAGGCGGAATGCGTCCTGCTCGTCCTCTGCCTGCATCCGAGCAGTCTCCTCCAGCTGCAGCCGGGCTGCCTGCTCCGCCTGCGGGGATCCGGGCACGGCGGAGGAGACAACTGCTCCACCATGTCTGAACCTCCCTgcgacgccgccgccacctccctctcTCGCTACCGACATCGCCGCAACTTGCGGGTGTTGTTCTCCGCCTTGCAAGTCGCAGTCGACGAATTGACGCCGCCGACGGACAAGGCGGACTGCGTCTCCGTCGCGGCGGTGTGGGTCAGGCTGGACGACATCTCCGGCGGTGGATAGGGACCGGAGGTGAGGATTGAGAGTAAGGGTGGAGAATGGCGAGGGTCCGGGTGCGGGAAAGGTTGGAGagcggcgggaggaggaggaagggtttggtgaatttgatgcaATTTGGGGTGGGTCGGGCTGTTGGGTCCAACGTGACGGACGtgcccgggcgcccccatatccaccccatatttgggctggatatggggggtGTCGGTCAGCCCGGGCATTTGAGGCCCGTTTAAGGAGCCCGTCTGGTCAAGAAATCGTGACCGGACAGTGACCAGGCGGCCCGCCCGGGCGTATGAGGTGGGTTTGagaggtccggttgtagatgctcttaggcctTATAGTTTTATGTCTCATTTCTATACAAGAtgcttagggccagttcttttgggcgtcTTAAAAAATAAGTTGTCTCTCCCTGGCTTAAAAAAAATAAGTCGCTACCAAAATTTGTTGAGGCTTTTGTATTAATTATCCCATAACTAGTCAAAAACCCCAATGAATAAGGAAGACGGCTTATAAAAAAACTAAGAAGaaggcggcttattttttaagccaccAGAGAACTGGCCCTTAGAGAGTGTTTATATGATCAATTTTATTTAATCACCGGTGTTTATTTGTAAATGATAGATGCTTAACTAGATACCCCTTCCTTAAAGATAAGGAATTGTGCATAAGATGATAAACGTTTAATTAGATACATCTCCCATGGAGATAAAGACAAGTGTTtaagaaaaaaaatgattttttactAAGCATCCCTCTAAGCACGCGCGAGGGTGTGCTTTTCTTTGTAGAATCTACAAAATTACTCTACATTTTGCAGAAGTGGAGACGGTAATGAGTAAGTCGTGTCCATGTTATCCATGACAAGTTTCCGACTAATGCTAGGTTCACGGGGCTAAGTTTTACAGAGTTTACGGGCTGATATTAGTTGGACCTTTCTGATTAGATTAGGCTACTCATAGTAGGGAGTATCATACATTAGTattatgcatatgatactagtgtatgatactatcttTATAATGCATAATATTATAAAGTAGTATCATaaatgatcatatttattgccatgcatgacacaaagttgcatagcatttaacatgataTGGTATCTTTACTCTaaccctctttttttttctttaattgtgtgccacataagcatgtttgctagtcccaaATGCATGTTACCGGTTAGACTAGCCATAATGGGGGCAACTTCAGCAGTAACTTCAAGTCCACTTCAGCAAATTTGTCTACGTGGCAGTGAGTTAATAAGGAGAAAGATAGATGCAGTAACATAGCTGGTTACCGTAACATAGCGCTTCTTACGATAATTCTTTAATGTGAATCGATCTGATGCGGGCGTCCCCATCGCGAAAGAAAAAATACCTTTCCCTTCTCCACGGCTGCACATCCATCCTCTCCCTCCCTGCCGCCTCGATCCCCCTGTCCCGCACTCCATCTCGCCGGCTGGCGGCGGCTCTGGCCAGTGGGGCGAAGCCACCCGAGTCATGGCCAAGTCTGGTGCCCGTAAGGAGGCGGCACCAGCCCGTTCATcggcgacctcgccgccgccgcagcgcgTCACCGGCACCCCGGCAGGCTCGTGCGCCAGCCGCTCACCACAACCGCCCTTCTACCCCGGCGCTCCAACTAGCTCGTCCACCAGTCCGTCGACACCGCCGCACCTGTACCCCCCCTCTCATGGAATCCTCTACTGCAAACCCTACATGGTATAAATCTCTGCTTTCAATTCAATCTTCAGCAATTGCAATTTCTTCAGCTCAAATTTGCAGCATTAGGCAATTTTCAGCCTGTGTAGTTGTTCAGGGAATTTCTATACTGCCAAGTCTGTACTCACATCCCTCTACTGTAGTTAGTAGGATTATCCATCTTAATAAAACAGCAGTAGGTAGTGTTTGTACTGCCAATTCTTACTAACATCTAAGTCTGAATTTGTAAGTCTGATTCAGCGTGTGTAGATGTAGCTTGAATACATGCAAGGAAATTGCTATGGATTAATTCAGACAATCTATTAAATTGTGATAACTACAGATTATTTTTTCTTAAAACGAATTGTTTCAAACCTTTCATCAGAGAATACATGAGCTGTAGTTTGAAATCCTTTTTGGAATGAAAACTGTTTATGATTGGAACATACTTTAGGCTTCTAAACCAAAGTCCTCAAAAGCTATATATTCAGTGGCTTCAAGCGAATTGTCCTCTCATTTCAAAATCCCTAGCTTAGTATTAATAAAATGTGGATCTGAACATAACCTCATATTTGTAACAGGAGGCCAATGTACACCCCTGCACCTGAAGGCTTGCTAAGTTTTGGACAATTCCCTCCAATGCATCCTTATAATTTTCGACCTCCGCCAATGCACAACCCGGAACAAAGGACACCAAAATATGGAGAATTTGCATTTTGTTGGGGCTTCGCCACACGATTCCTTTTCaacaccaccgccaccgccgcaccCTAAAGTTGCATCTCGGTCTGCTCCCACAAAAGTGGATTCTACTTCTTCCAAAaggaagaagcggaaggtcgccAATGTAGATGGTGATGAATTGGGAGAAAGGACCGCATATCGTCTGCCCTATTTACCCGAGGAACATGAAAGACTGGTAAGTATATTCGTTGCTCAAATCCATATTATGTGCATGTAATTTCTTGTTGCTTGTTGGGCTCAACTAAATTAAATGTGCACAATGTAGGCAGGTGCTTGGCTGGAGTGTTCACTCGATCCCATCGATGGGAACAGAAAGAAGAATGAGCGGTTCTGGGATGACATTGCTGCTCTATACAATAGTGCCACGCAAAGTAACCGAAAGAGAGATCGGGATCGGTTGAAGATGGAGTGGCAAAGGACCAAGAAAAGGCTCGCCGCTTTCCATGGTGAGTGGATTGATGTAATTGGAGTGTATCATAGTGGTTGCAGCCAACATGACCTGGAAAAAATGGCCTTGAAGAAGTATGAACAAAACTATCACCAACCTTTCCAACATTTAACTATGTGGGCAAAACTCAAGGATGATGGTAAATGGCTAGCCTCTTACAGAAACATGACGGAAAAAGTAGGGAACAAAACATCTGTGGAGACCAATATCACACCAAATATGATTAACTTGGAGGCCGAGGAGCGCCCATCAGCTGGCCGTGATAAGGCTAAGGTTGAACGTGTTGGTAAAGGCAAGTCAGGAGGGCTCTCACAAGAGCTTGGAGAAAGATTGGACAAATTCATCGAGGTTAACAATCAATCGATGGAGGACCGCCAAAAGGTGATAGACAGCCAGGTGATTCTATCAAATCAATAACTTGAGACCGTGAAGATCAACAACAAAACAAATTTCTTTGATGTTTACTCCAAAATGCTTTTAGCGGACACATCTAAGATGGATGATGCTGAAAAGGCTCGACTTGCTAATGCTTTGAGTAAAATGGAGCCCATGGTATTTCCTGAAGGAGATTCAGGTATTTTTATAGTTTGTCTCTCAATAGGTTAATTTTTGTTGTGAACCTGAATCATACCATTCGGATCAGCTACTGACTATTATTATTTGTCTACTGTTTGGCAAGCTGATTGAAGGAAAAGAAGTGATGCACTATGAAGCATATCAGAGGATAGATTGTCCAGCATATCAAAGGTGTGAACTTGATGGATTGTCCTGCTGTATTTTGTCTCAGTCAGTTTATTGTGTGAACCCGATGGATTGTTCAACACTTTTGTTGTCCCGGTCAGTTTATTGTCTGAACCTGATGGATTATTATTGTGTGAACTTGATGGATTGTTATTGTGTGAACATGGTGGATTTTTAGTTGTGCACTGATGGACCGATCAGCTACTCCAATTTATGTGAACGTGATGGTTTGGTGTCTCGGCCAGTTACATTTTTTAAATCATTGGGTGAAGCCCAATCGTTTCACTTTCTAGTTTATACACACGAAACGTTTCCAGTGTGCTATATATACAGGCCTACGCCAATTCTATTCCTCACTACTTCACAGTGCACCACTTCTTCCCCTGTCCCGCAAGATGGATAACAGTCAGCCAGCTGATGGTTCCGATAATGAAGCTGAAGCAAGTATCATCGATCCTTCCTCCCTCTACACGCTAGATCACTACCTTGTCCAAATGGACATGTTAGACTCGTTCGCTAAGGAGATCGCAACAGAAGTGAAGGAAAGCCTCGACGCTCAAGGAAGATCAAGCAGAAGTGGTCCGAGGACTTATGTGAACACGCCACGTGAAGCAGCCACCGAGCAATTGGTACGTGATTATTTATGTGATAATCCTACCTACAAGAAGAAGGTATTTCGTAGAAGATTCCGGATGAGAAGGCCCCTTTTCGAGCGTATCGTACATGCACTAGGAGAGTGGTCTCCGGAGTTCACGCAAAGGAAAGATGCTCTTGACTATGACGGACTATCTCCGTTGCAGAAATGCACATCAGCTATCCGCCAATTGGCATATGGTACTCCGGCATATGCTCTCGATGAGTACCTTAAGATTGCCGAGTCCACTTCAATTAAGTGCTTAAAGCTGTTTGTCGAAGGCGTCATTCATATATTTGGTGATGAGTATATGCGAAAACCCAATATCCATGATGTCCAGCGCTTGCTTGATATTGGAGAAACTCGCGGGTTTCCTGGCATGTTAGGAAGCCTCGACTGTATGCACTTGCGTTGGGACAAATGTCCCATGGAGTGGAAGGGACAATCACCAGCGGGTATAAAGGCACCCCTACTCTTATTCTAGAGGCGGTTGCTCCTcgggatctttggatatggcacgCATTTTTTGGTGTTGCTGGATccaacaatgacatcaacgtgctcaaTCAATCGACATTGTTCCTTGAGCAACTGAAAGGGCAAGCTCCTCGAGTGAACTATAATGTCAATGTGAAGGAATATCAACTTGGTTATTACCTTGTAGATGGAATATACCCCGAGTGGGCAGCATTCGTGAAGTCAATACCGATGGCTCAAACAGAAAAACAAAGGTTGTTTGCTAAACATCAAGAAGGTGCAAGGAAGGACGTGGAAcatgcatttggtgtgctccaggcGCGATGGTCTATTTTACGGCGTCCAGCACGTTTATATGACCAGGGCGATCTCCATCATATTATGTTAGCCTGCATCATTCTACACAACATGATAGTCGAGGATGAAAAAGAAGAGGCAGGGAATATGATTGATTTGAATGAGGAAGCAGGCTCATCGATTGTTTTTCCATCGGTATTTACTCACGGTGACATGCCAGTATTTGCCGAAGTACTTGAAAGGGATCGTAGAATTCGTGACCGTCCGACGCATAAGGCTCTAAAAAATGATTTGATTGAGCATATATAAAAAAAGTTTGGGCGACAATAGATTATATTCGAGACTTGATCCATGTATTTCTATATATGTTTTATATATTTTAATTATATTATATTAGCACTTTATTATTTATTATGGACCCGTTCGAATTTGTGTTCTTGTACTTATCTATGCGTACTAGCAAACAAAATTTCATTTTGATACAAGCCACATATAGATCACAAAGTTAAAATACTACTATAAATCCCACAAAACAATAAATGGCAACCTCTATGTTACTACTTCTATATTACTACCCActgtgaaggtagtaacatagactagtaacatatgcatgttactatccattgtggttagtcttatgttactcccactatggccaaCCTTAGGGAGGATGGAGGGGCTTATTCCTCTGAAAATCAAGGGGGGGAAGTTAATTTAGTGCGAAGAGAGCCCGTAAAAGTCTTTGTCTCCCCGTGCATGTATAGTactactagatcattgatggcgcgcgttgccgcgcccgtccattTGTCCATTAAATTGGTTTGAAATTCAATAAATATATGGTGAATGGAACATGAAAGTTCAATATAAAATAAGTTGTGCTGAATTTAAGTACAACATCAAACAAAATTTTCATTACACGAATATAGACAACTTTGATAAAAAAAGGTAAATATATGAGTTCTAATGTGCTAGGAGTTTTAGTTGCACCACGAACCATGATAAGGCAAGAAGACAACAGTAAGACGATAAATACAAGGTCTTCCCGATAATTGAAAGCATAAGCACAAACACCATCTTGTATAATATTGGTTTCTCCTATGAATTGTCCTCTCTTGATTGATATGGTGGCTTGTTTGTCCTTGCCCATCATAACCAACACATTTTTTTTCTTGATTTTCCTATATCTACATATGACACAATTTATTAATTTGTGGTTTCCTAAACATTTAAGGTCCGCACTGATGAATTGTCAAGATAAGTACAGTCCCAAAAGGATAAGGATAGTAGTGACCTCGTACCTCTTAGAAGTATGCAGGACATGCGATTATGGAACCTACCACTCCTTGTTTTGAGGAGATAAAGGTGAGCATGGAACTTATCTTTGTTTGATGATACAAAGGTCTTGTCAATAGTGCATATATAGTACTCGACTGCAAGCTTCATAGTCCAAAAAATCTGCTCAATCTGCCAGAGATCACAAAGTAATTAGAACATAATTTCCTCACGAATTCCCCAACCTTCAACACAAGTTATTCAAGATTTGAGCGCTTACCGCAACTTCTTGATTTTTAATGTTTATTTCATGGAATAATGTCCTTAAGGCTGCCTCGTGATTACTTTCAAGATTTCCACATCCTGCTATTTGAAACTGGACTCAAGAGCCATAGAATTAGTATATCAACACGAGAATTCTCTGGATCTATAAGCGTCGATTTGCATACAAGAATTGATTTCTATTTAAGACAAAAAAATGTGTATCTAGCAAAATAAGCAGACCTTGCAGTGCACGATATTTTTGGTTTGCATACCCTGCCATTCCTATGAACTTCACTAAATCCGGTCTTTCTGGAAAGAAACACTAAACCCAATCAATAACAACGTTATAAAACATACATAATCCATTGACAGCTGATTTGTGAAGTGATTATTAGAACGTACATAATCTATTAGGTAATTCTCCCACAGAATAATAGCAAATATAAGTAAAGTAATGTCACATATGGCCACTGATTCAAAGTATCTGCTCGGTACATTAGTTGACATGTAAAGTGACCCAAGAAGGTTGAAGAACTCAGCAATTTTCTATATCTTATTACTGAACCAGCACCAACAAATATAATAATAGAGGCAATGAGGTAGGCCCGATAAAAAGGCAAGCTTATCATTTAAAAGCATTCTTTGTTTCTACCAATAAGAATAATTGTACCACCGAATAGAACTTGTAAATAATACTTTTTCAACATATCTTTACCTGTCACCCAACCCAACACATCACCAAGGAA encodes:
- the LOC119349090 gene encoding uncharacterized protein LOC119349090, whose translation is MENLHFVGASPHDSFSTPPPPPHPKVASRSAPTKVDSTSSKRKKRKVANVDGDELGERTAYRLPYLPEEHERLAGAWLECSLDPIDGNRKKNERFWDDIAALYNSATQSNRKRDRDRLKMEWQRTKKRLAAFHGEWIDVIGVYHSGCSQHDLEKMALKKYEQNYHQPFQHLTMWAKLKDDGKWLASYRNMTEKVGNKTSVETNITPNMINLEAEERPSAGRDKAKVERVGKGKSGGLSQELGERLDKFIEVNNQSMEDRQKVIDSQVILSNQ